The proteins below come from a single Sorghum bicolor cultivar BTx623 chromosome 4, Sorghum_bicolor_NCBIv3, whole genome shotgun sequence genomic window:
- the LOC8071663 gene encoding UDP-glycosyltransferase 73C1 produces the protein MAPTEESAAAMPAPPPPPHFVIVPLVAQGHTIPMVDLARLLAERGARASLVTTPLNGARLRGAVEQAARTKLSLEIVELPLPTDTDDGLPPGIENMDMVTDNGHFLLLFNAVQRLAGPLEAYLRALAQRPSCIISDWCNAWTAGVARSLGVPRLFFHGPSCFYSLCDLNGIDHGLHELLTAAADDDQERFVVPGMPVHVEVTKATAPGFFNSPGWETLRTECVEAMRTADGAVVNSFVDLEGQFVSCYEAALGKPVWTLGPLCLSNRDVEAMASRGDTSSPGGVQLQSVVTAWLDARDTDSVVFVSFGSLAQKLPKQLFEVGHGLEDSGRPFLWVVKEAEASAAPEVEEWLAALEARTAGRGLVVRGWAPQLAILSHRAVGGFVTHCGWNSLLESVAHGVPVVTWPHFGDQFLNERLAVDVLGVGVPVGVTAPVMVFDDENVAVARGDIVRAVSALMGDGEEADERRRKAKEYGEKAHVAMEKGGSSYENLTQLIESFRQSGGKKRLG, from the coding sequence ATGGCGCCCACGGAGGAATCCGCCGCTGCTATGCCAgcgccaccaccgccaccacacTTTGTGATCGTCCCCCTCGTGGCGCAGGGCCACACCATCCCCATGGTCGACCTCGCCCGCCTCCTCGCGGAGCGCGGCGCGCGCGCAAGCTTGGTGACCACACCGCTGAACGGCGCACGGCTGCGTGGCGCCGTCGAGCAGGCCGCGCGCACCAAGCTGTCCCTCGAGATCGTCGAGCTCCCGCTGCCGACGGACACCGACGACGGCCTGCCCCCGGGCATCGAGAACATGGACATGGTCACGGACAACGGCCACTTCCTCCTCTTGTTCAACGCCGTGCAGAGGCTCGCCGGCCCGCTGGAAGCCTACCTGCGAGCACTGGCGCAGCGCCCGAGCTGCATCATCTCCGACTGGTGCAACGCTTGGACGGCCGGCGTGGCCAGAAGCCTCGGCGTCCCTCGCCTCTTCTTCCACGGGCCGTCGTGCTTCTACTCGCTCTGCGACCTCAACGGCATCGACCACGGGCTGCACGAGCTGCTGACCGCGGCGGCCGACGACGACCAGGAGAGGTTCGTGGTGCCAGGCATGCCGGTGCACGTGGAGGTGACCAAGGCCACGGCGCCCGGCTTCTTTAACTCGCCGGGATGGGAGACGCTCCGGACGGAGTGCGTGGAGGCCATGCGCACCGCCGACGGCGCGGTGGTGAACTCGTTCGTGGACCTCGAGGGCCAGTTCGTGTCGTGCTACGAGGCGGCGCTCGGCAAACCCGTGTGGACGCTTGGCCCGCTCTGCCTCTCCAACCGGGACGTCGAGGCCATGGCGTCGCGCGGGGACACGTCGTCGCCGGGCGGCGTCCAGCTGCAGAGCGTGGTGACCGCCTGGCTCGACGCCAGGGACACGGACTCCGTCGTGTTCGTCAGCTTCGGCAGCCTGGCGCAGAAGCTCCCGAAGCAGCTGTTCGAGGTCGGCCATGGCCTCGAGGACTCCGGCAGGCCGTTCCTGTGGGTGGTGAAGGAGGCCGAGGCGTCGGCGGCGCCGGAGGTGGAGGAGTGGCTGGCGGCGCTAGAGGCGCGCACGGCGGGGCGCGGCCTCGTGGTGCGTGGGTGGGCGCCGCAGCTCGCCATCCTGTCCCACCGCGCCGTGGGTGGGTTCGTCACCCACTGCGGCTGGAACTCGCTGCTGGAGTCCGTGGCGCACGGCGTGCCGGTCGTGACGTGGCCGCACTTCGGCGACCAGTTCTTGAACGAGCGGCTGGCGGTGGACGTGCTCGGCGTCGGCGTGCCCGTCGGCGTCACGGCTCCCGTGATGGTGTTCGACGACGAGAACGTGGCGGTGGCGCGTGGGGACATCGTGCGGGCGGTGTCGGCGCTGATGGGCGACGGGGAAGAGGCGGACGAGAGGAGGAGGAAGGCCAAGGAGTACGGAGAAAAAGCTCATGTGGCCATGGAGAAAGGAGGGTCCTCGTATGAGAACCTGACGCAGCTGATTGAGAGCTTCAGGCAAAGTGGAGGCAAAAAAAGGTTAGGTTAG
- the LOC8082938 gene encoding UDP-glycosyltransferase 73E1, translated as MSSAPKQDSTQPHTLSSVHGPAAVGTDSAMPHFVLVPMLAAGHAGPMLDMARALAGRGALVTFVTTPLNLPRLGCGPGDDALRIRFLPLRFPCAEAGLPEGCESPDALPSLAFLKNFHDACAMLRPPLVAHLRESGSTPPASGIVSDTCHPWTGAVARELGVPRLALETFCAFSSFCMRQMSVHSVFEGISDDKRPVSVPGFPIHVEMSRARSPGNFSGFGKVFADEVMAENARADGLVVNSFAELEPLFVDAYEAALGKKVWTVGPLFLQHNMPSTATSDSEDTAAVRCSTWLESKKSRSVVLVSFGSLVRSSQSQLVEIAHGLEASDRPFIWAVKPASLGEFERWLSDDGFERRVGDRGLVVTGWAPQKAILSHPATGAFVTHCGWNSVLECVAAGLPMATWPHFAEQFMNEKLVVDVLRVGVTVGVTDAAQWGVETEGVVATREDVERAVAAVMDGGVEGAARRARAAELGTKARDAVARGGSSDRNVALLMETVEQLKSTV; from the coding sequence ATGTCGTCGGCTCCGAAGCAGGACTCTACTCAGCCACACACTCTGTCTTCTGTCCATGGTCCAGCTGCTGTCGGCACAGACTCGGCGATGCCGCACTTCGTGCTGGTGCCTATGCTGGCCGCGGGCCACGCCGGCCCGATGCTCGACATGGCGCGCGCTCTGGCAGGCCGAGGCGCGCTCGTCACGTTCGTCACCACGCCGCTCAACCTGCCCCGGCTCGGCTGCGGCCCCGGCGACGACGCGCTCCGCATCCGCTTCCTCCCGCTCCGCTTCCCGTGCGCCGAGGCCGGTCTACCGGAGGGCTGCGAGAGTCCCGACGCGCTCCCGAGCCTCGCCTTCCTCAAGAACTTCCACGACGCCTGCGCCATGCTCCGGCCGCCGCTCGTCGCGCACCTCAGGGAGAGCGGCAGCACCCCGCCGGCGAGCGGCATCGTCTCCGACACCTGCCACCCGTGGACCGGCGCAGTGGCGCGGGAGCTCGGCGTGCCGCGGCTGGCGTTGGAGACCTTCTGCGCCTTCTCCTCGTTCTGCATGCGACAGATGAGCGTGCACAGCGTCTTCGAGGGAATCAGCGACGACAAGCGCCCCGTCAGCGTCCCTGGCTTCCCCATACACGTCGAGATGTCGAGGGCGCGGTCGCCTGGAAACTTCTCGGGTTTTGGCAAGGTGTTCGCCGACGAGGTCATGGCTGAAAACGCGAGAGCCGACGGCCTGGTGGTGAATAGCTTCGCCGAGCTCGAGCCCCTCTTCGTTGATGCCTATGAAGCGGCGCTCGGCAAGAAGGTATGGACCGTGGGGCCTCTCTTCCTCCAGCACAACATGCCGTCGACGGCGACCTCTGACTCTGAGGACACGGCCGCCGTCCGGTGCTCGACATGGCTCGAGTCCAAGAAGTCTCGATCCGTGGTGCTCGTGAGCTTCGGCAGCCTGGTGCGCTCGTCGCAGTCGCAGCTCGTGGAGATCGCGCACGGGCTGGAGGCGAGCGACCGGCCGTTCATCTGGGCGGTGAAGCCCGCCAGCCTCGGCGAATTCGAGCGGTGGCTGTCCGACGACGGCTTCGAGCGCCGCGTCGGGGACAGGGGGCTCGTCGTCACGGGCTGGGCGCCGCAGAAGGCGATCCTGTCGCACCCGGCCACGGGCGCCTTCGTGACGCACTGCGGCTGGAACTCCGTGCTGGAGTGCGTCGCGGCGGGGCTGCCGATGGCGACGTGGCCGCACTTCGCGGAGCAGTTCATGAACGAGAAGCTCGTGGTGGACGTGCTGCGGGTCGGGGTGACCGTCGGCGTCACGGACGCCGCACAGTGGGGCGTGGAGACGGAGGGCGTGGTGGCGACGCGAGAGGATGTGGAGAGGGCCGTGGCGGCGGTGATGGACGGCGGCGTGGAGGGAGCAGCGCGGCGGGCGAGGGCCGCTGAGCTCGGCACGAAGGCAAGGGACGCCGTGGCGCGTGGCGGCTCGTCGGACCGGAACGTGGCGCTTCTGATGGAGACCGTTGAGCAGTTGAAGTCCACCGTGTGA
- the LOC110429527 gene encoding uncharacterized protein LOC110429527, translating to MSEEKKAIVRRYGFGSLLLFDKCFFPKKFSKWLASHVEVKYGDLIVNGKVISLTADSVNLVLGIPLGGTSFPSNYSAGKATVLSKIGKTSLPQISFFVDKLRAESLSEEEVIVCFLVFALHCFLYPNSNLVPSPRYLGVFEDIEHLRSYDWSGFVLRWMLHGVKNFNKGKKDVHKSSVTLGGCMFYLAVMYLDHVDFSHRQVSYSFPRIGVWKQSMIKDYSDLDLKSPSQYGMRSLIDFDKTCYQKV from the exons ATGTCTGAAGAGAAGAAGGCTATTGTTAGGCGATATGGATTTGGATCACTTCTGCTTTTTGACAAGTGTTTTTTTCCTAAGAAGTTTTCCAAGTGGTTGGCGTCTCATGTTGAAGTGAAGTATGGTGATCTTATTGTTAATGGAAAAGTTATATCATTGACAGCTGATTCAGTTAATCTTGTGCTTGGTATTCCACTTGGTGGTACATCTTTTCCTTCAAATTACTCTGCTGGAAAAGCTACTGTTTTGTCTAAGATTGGGAAGACATCTTTGCCTCAAATATCTTTCTTTGTTGATAAATTGAGAGCTGAGAGTCTTAGTGAAGAAGAAGTGATAGTTTGTTTCTTGGTTTTTGCTCTGCATTGTTTCCTCTATCCGAACTCTAACCTTGTTCCTAGCCCCCGATATCTTGGTGTATTTGAAGATATTGAGCATTTGAGGTCTTATGACTGGTCTGGGTTTGTTTTACGCTGGATGCTTCATGGTGTCAAGAACTTCAACAAAGGGAAGAAAGATGTTCACAAATCTTCTGtaactcttggtggttgtatgTTTTATCTTGCT GTTATGTATTTGGATCATGTTGATTTCTCTCATCGCCAAGTGAGTTATTCGTTTCCTCGAATCGGAGTTTGGAAGCAGAGCATGATCAAAGATTATTCTGATCTTGATCTAAAATCTCCTTCTCAATATGGAATGAGGTCGCTTATTGATTTTGACAAGACTTGCTATCAAAAG GTCTAG
- the LOC8071665 gene encoding protein FAR1-RELATED SEQUENCE 3, with protein MEFGYGIELQAMEMYNRNIFSKFMNELRATPRLSYKELEPQGHYEVWEKKNQVHSRHRTRKYIVVTDLTGGRDDYSCICSKFSKDGILCSHILKIMVETEVPKIPEKYIIERWRKKEKKMNQKILATSTETNDILRFNILSREATQLTSKGAKKDEAMQYLLEEFKRIGKNLENILSSTNTEPTEITAIAPPPAQENENTNESQLEYRQPLEDESNIQDPLTIKKKGRPEKPKRWKAMVEQEREKTKAKAKKKAKKAETSSKNLKLIQTQ; from the coding sequence ATGGAATTTGGCTACGGCATAGAACTACAGGCAATGGAGATGTACAACAGAAACATATTCAGCAAGTTCATGAATGAGCTAAGAGCAACACCAAGACTAAGTTATAAAGAACTAGAACCACAAGGACACTACGAAGTCTGGGAGAAGAAAAATCAAGTTCATAGCAGGCATAGAACAAGGAAATACATAGTTGTAACGGACCTGACAGGAGGCAGAGATGACTATAGCTGTATATGCAGCAAATTCAGCAAGGATGGAATCCTTTGCTCCCACATCCTGAAAATAATGGTAGAAACAGAAGTACCAAAGATTCCAGAGAAATATATAATTGAGAGGTGgaggaagaaagaaaaaaagatgaaCCAGAAAATATTGGCAACAAGCACAGAAACAAATGACATTCTCAGGTTCAACATCCTATCAAGAGAAGCAACACAGTTAACTTCTAAAGGAGCTAAAAAGGATGAAGCAATGCAATATCTACTTGAGGAGTTCAAAAGAATCGGGAAAAACCTTGAGAACATTTTGTCATCAACAAATACAGAACCTACTGAAATAACAGCAATAGCTCCACCACCTGCACAAGAAAATGAGAACACAAATGAAAGTCAGCTTGAGTACAGGCAACCTTTAGAGGATGAATCAAATATACAAGACCCACTTACCATAAAGAAAAAAGGGAGACCAGAGAAACCAAAAAGATGGAAGGCAATGGTGGAGCAAGAAAGGGAAAAAACAAAAGCAAAAGCAAAGAAAAAGGCTAAAAAGGCAGAAACATCAAGTAAGAATCTAAAACTGATTCAAACTCAATAG